The following coding sequences are from one Zalophus californianus isolate mZalCal1 chromosome 5, mZalCal1.pri.v2, whole genome shotgun sequence window:
- the PDZD2 gene encoding PDZ domain-containing protein 2 isoform X5, protein MVRNGDPRAKMLEVSRDGRKHSLPQLLGSTGASQEYQIVKKSTRSLSATQVESPWRLIRPSVISIIGLYKEKGKGLGFSIAGGRDCIRGQMGIFVKTIFPNGSAAEDGRLKEGDEILDVNGIPIKGLTFQEAIHTFKQIRSGLFVLTVRTKLLSPSLTPCSTPTHVSRSSSPNFNTSGGSSAAGSDEGSSSSLGRKAPGPKDRVVMEVTLNKEPRVGLGIGACCLALENSPPGIYIHSLAPGSVAKMESNLSRGDQILEVNSVNVRHAALSKVHTILSKCPPGPVRLVIGRHPNPKVSEQEMDAVIARSTYQESKEASSGTPLKSPSLAKKDALISEPEASQDFAHGVPGSLSDLVVAGSEDDDPPGSGCSTSEDSGPPASTSTHKKPGKPRANSLVTLGSQRASGLLHKQVTVARQASLPGSPQLLRTPLLRQRRVGCYDTDDATDEGEFDGEGDCISLPGSLPGPSRPLAEDDSRHVLMTSFKVRGVNSGGAQPQKTMVSKASSVPLLGSSRDSEESVPEGVGDTPPHAANLLASAVAPKGGPGCPGRKELSGSRSSPKLEYKADTGSQSLGNTDTPRSAQQKNDSLGSRHKPVARVSPHHRRPEADARPSNSATVHLTDGADDPCVQATSVKETRTGVHPGGTVEKESLGKLTVSDGHVPANWGPAGAPPHPDAGCSTENLLEAAPEQGQQPGTGLDGPPDLVPTPEQKGAAHPDPSETPADTQQARQPENPGEPVSPRVPESDDRCQVRLAPQRSSAPGTMTVVRRDFGNTPAAAPEANSPRKAAPHREGSEADGASPASTVLPPGLTSQEERQGVPGNHSKVLQTTGVLIPENSQGSSLLKAADSGAERAPQASPTLPSPADKADGVCGSVSGHCCPRESGGSPVTDIDKLIKELDASEPRLQSPQRGEQRSQEGPSQGQPPAGTGSGSSHAAEPVMGNQTPTPRRAWAAAGQPPHPQWASQPSVLDSINPDKHFTVNKNFLSNYSRNFSNFHEDSMSLSGLGDSTEPSLSSMYGDAEDSSSDPESLTEAPRASTGDNWSPPRSQGSSHKEDTTESEEEQIEICSTDGSPSLPSTTAQAPVQAAPCPVLAKVLPLKHGALSQVVGNPCERASFVPSTSCPSIPNSSQPFSLLDISSQEHELHADRRILQNPRPLCEEETMEATSASSAVENGQPPKVARHFHNLPVTLSNLNMVNGLEHDLLGDKTPNEKQETNVSATENRSPFSVEVPKNGESVLTNLHISESQDMDDVLQKPKMISRRPIMAWFKEINKNNHGTHAQAKTERERPMVPARSPDSKSQGSSSSHKKGVAGLQSPPQLKVSLENKDPPKKGSVETLLNNCQKPKSGPKLKRLSIKSKSKVTSEAPAAPMAKAGGMDPRKPLISPQTSHRMLPKGTAPRFHTAEHEEPDKNAPAPPGPPQCVLESRPPKPPASEASITAFVSPHASPKTLPEQAACRRSQAAFHAEPDRARAAAAAAASPRGGPESRAPPAASGRSASTAANGQEVPPPGSSQPDPAPEAAQPGVPGDKGSEVIAGDPLERTNQLKIVEISCERMPKDACGDKPAESGRLGGFWAQSNCQEKTEIRPCHQSLEPSPNPPSSLPSRAPQVEQETQQSYRMARLASSSISPQLPAKKADSSQGKVGQASSSLGMPRNGTAGGPALDDHPYFTPRPATRTYSMPAQFSSHFGREGHALHSPGRSHRDSQIPATSGGLLEAKASRGGVLGLANGQGVYSVKPLLETSRNLPTTDEGDVLLVQERSCLVTDKIKVTRRHYYPEQNYESTSFFSVKQRIKSFENLANSDRLVAKSGASPFLSVSSKPPIGRRSSGSIVSGSLSHPVDPTARSLRRSLSSCSESQSEASTLTPQMTKCPSSTTLTVSRQNPAGAGNKGPDSAPKKPLGPSGSPTPTAAPASPSKRNKSSVRHTQPSPLPRSKLQELRALSMPDLDKLCSEDFAAGPATVLFKTELEIVPRRSLGSPAAGLSGSTALSCPMKRGDRACPGGSNPKASEPGAPSSAHHVGETPQDLPSGKGWSVNLDQLLISAGDQRRLQSVLSSVGSRSTVLTLIQEAKAQSENKEDVCFIVLNKKEGSGLGFTVAGGTDMEPKSVVVHRVCSQGAASQEGTVNRGDFLLSVNGASLAGLVHGDVLKILHQAQLHRDVLVVIRKGNDRPRASSGQEASGQGPLSRKASTLEPGIGRSVPSHDALCVEVLKTSAGLGLSLDGGKSSMAGDGPLFIKRVYKGGAAEQAGTIEAGDEILAINGKPLVGLMHFDAWNIMKSVPEGPVQLVIRKHRNSS, encoded by the exons AGCCAAGAGTTGGATTAGGCATCGGTGCCTGCTGCCTGGCTCTGGAGAACAGCCCTCCAGGGATCTACATCCACAGCCTGGCCCCAGGCTCAGTGGCCAAGATGGAGAGCAATCTGAG CCGCGGAGATCAAATCCTGGAAGTGAACTCGGTCAACGTCCGCCATGCTGCTTTAAGCAAGGTCCATACCATCCTGAGCAAATGCCCCCCAGGACCCGTTCGCCTTGTCATCGGCCGGCACCCTAACCCAAAG GTTTCCGAGCAGGAAATGGACGCGGTGATCGCACGCAGCACTTATCAGGAGAGCAAAGAGGCCAGCTCAG GTACCCCCTTGAAGAGTCCCTCTCTTGCAAAAAAG GACGCCCTGATTTCTGAACCCGAAGCCTCCCAGGACTTTGCCCACGGTGTCCCAGGCTCCCTGTCAGACCTTGTGGTGGCCGGCTCCGAGGACGATGACCCCCCAGGCAGCGGCTGCAGCACCTCTGAGGACAGTGGCCCGCCAGCCAGCACCTCTA CTCACAAGAAGCCAGGAAAACCCAGGGCCAACAGCCTCGTGACGCTAGGAAGCCAGCGGGCCTCTGGGCTCCTCCACAAGCAGGTGACGGTTGCCAGACAAGCCAGTCTCCCTGGGAGCCCGCAGCTCCTCCGGACCCCGCTCCTCCGCCAGAGGAGGGTGGGGTGCTACGACACCGACGATGCCACCGACGAGGGAGAGTTTGACGGGGAAGGGGACTGCATTTCCCTCCCGGGGTCCCTCCCCGGTCCCAGCAGGCCTCTGGCAGAGGATGACTCGCGGCACGTCTTGATGACCTCTTTCAAGGTCAGGGGTGTCAACAGCGGGGGGGCACAGCCCCAGAAAACCATGGTCAGCAAGGCCTCCTCAGTGCCTCTCCTCGGCAGCTCACGGGACTCAGAGGAGAGTGTCCCAGAGGGTGTGGGGGACACTCCTCCCCATGCAGCCAACCTGCTGGCCTCTGCAGTAGCCCCCAAGGGTGGCCCTGGCTGCCCGGGGAGGAAGGAACTATCAGGATCGAGGAGTTCGCCCAAACTGGAATACAAAGCCGACACAGGCAGCCAGAGTCTGGGGAACACAGACACCCCCAGGTCTGCCCAGCAGAAGAATGACAGCCTGGGGTCCAGGCACAAACCAGTGGCCAGGGTCAGCCCACATCACAGAAGGCCCGAGGCTGATGCCAGGCCCAGCAACTCAGCGACAGTACACCTGACTGATGGAGCCGACGACCCATGTGTCCAGGCCACTTCCGTCAAAGAGACCAGGACTGGTGTTCATCCAGGGGGCACTGTGGAGAAG GAATCTCTGGGGAAGCTGACCGTCAGCGATGGGCATGTCCCTGCCAACTGGGGGCCTGCCGGTGCCCCGCCCCACCCAGATGCTGGCTGCAGCACCGAGAACCTGCTCGAAGCTGCACCAGAGCAGGGGCAACAACCCGGGACAG GACTGGATGGCCCCCCAGACCTTGTCCCTACCCCAGAGCAGAAGGGGGCAGCCCACCCTGACCCCAGCGAGACACCAGCGGACACACAGCAAGCCAGGCAGCCTGAGAACCCCGGAGAGCCAGTGTCACCCAGGGTTCCGGAGTCTGACGACAGATGTCAAGTCAGACTCGCCCCACAGCGCAGCTCAGCCCCCGGGACGATGACAGTGGTTCGGCGTGACTTCGGCAACACTCCAGCAGCAGCCCCAGAAGCCAACTCGCCCAGGAAGGCAGCTCCCCACAGGGAAGGATCTGAGGCAGACGGAGCATCTCCAGCTAGTACCGTCCTGCCCCCAGGCCTCACGTCCcaggaggagagacagggagTTCCCGGTAACCACAGCAAGGTTCTGCAAACAACAGGAGTCCTCATTCCTGAAAACTCCCAGGGCTCTTCTCTGCTCAAGGCAGCAGACTCTGGGGCTGAGAGGGCCCCGCAGGCCAGCCCCACCCTGCCGTCCCCTGCTGACAAGGCTGACGGGGTGTGTGGCAGTGTCTCGGGCCACTGCTGCCCCAGGGAAAGTGGGGGCAGCCCTGTGACCGACATCGACAAACTCATCAAGGAGCTGGATGCTTCAGAACCAAGACTTCAGTCTCCTCAGAGAGGGGAACAGCGGAGTCAAGAGGGACCTTCTCAGGGCCAGCCTCCAGCAGGAACTGGAAGCGGAAGTTCCCACGCTGCTGAGCCAGTCATGGGGAACCAGACCCCCACCCCAAGGAGGGCCTGGGCAGCTGCTGGCCAGCCCCCTCACCCACAGTGGGCCTCCCAGCCTTCAGTTTTGGATTCCATTAATCCTGACAAACATTTTACTGTGAACAAAAACTTTTTGAGCAACTACTCTAGAAATTTCAGCAATTTTCACGAAGACAGCATGTCCCTGTCAGGCCTGGGTGACAGCACAGAGCCATCTCTCTCATCCATGTATGGTGATGCGGAGGACTCGTCTTCTGACCCTGAATCACTCACCGAAGCCCCACGAGCTTCCACTGGGGACAACTGGTCACCTCCTCGTTCTCAGGGGTCTTCTCACAAGGAAGACACTACGGAGTCTGAGGAGGAGCAAATCGAAATTTGTTCTACAGATGGCTCCCCCAGTCTACCCTCAACCACTGCTCAGGCACCTGTCCAGGCTGCACCCTGCCCTGTGTTGGCCAAAGTTCTGCCATTAAAGCACGGTGCTCTGAGTCAAGTGGTGGGAAATCCATGTGAGAGAGCGTCCTTTGTGCCAAGCACCTCATGCCCTTCAATTCCAAACTCTTCCCAGCCATTTTCTCTCTTGGATATAAGCTCTCAGGAGCATGAACTTCACGCAGACAGAAGGATATTACAGAACCCTAGGCCCTTGTGTGAAGAAGAAACCATGGAAGCCACCAGCGCTAGCTCAGCCGTGGAGAACGGCCAGCCTCCTAAAGTCGCCAGGCATTTTCACAACCTCCCGGTCACTCTCAGCAATCtgaacatggtaaatggtttagAACATGACCTGCTGGGTGACAAAACCCCAAATGAAAAACAAGAGACAAATGTCAGTGCAACTGAAAACCGGTCCCCCTTCAGTGTGGAAGTCCCTAAGAATGGAGAATCTGTTTTGACGAATCTGCACATCTCCGAAAGTCAAGACATGGATGACGTGCTCCAGAAACCAAAAATGATCTCCAGGAGGCCCATCATGGCctggtttaaagaaataaataaaaataaccatggTACGCATGCACAGGCCAAAACTGAAAGGGAGCGGCCCATGGTGCCCGCCAGAAGCCCTGACTCCAAAAGTCAGGGGTCGAGTTCCAGCCACAAAAAGGGGGTTGCTGGGCTTCAGAGCCCCCCTCAGCTGAAAGTGAGTCTGGAAAATAAAGACCCACCTAAAAAAGGTTCAGTGGAAACACTTTTAAATAACTGTCAGAAACCCAAATCCGGTCCTAAGCTGAAGAGACTGAGcatcaaaagcaaaagcaaagtcACTTCGGAGGCCCCTGCTGCTCCTATGGCCAAGGCCGGTGGGATGGACCCCAGGAAACCCCTCATTTCACCCCAGACCTCCCACAGAATGCTTCCGAAGGGCACGGCCCCCCGGTTCCACACAGCCGAGCACGAGGAGCCGGACAAGAACGCCCCAGCCCCCCCCGGACCCCCCCAGTGCGTGCTGGAGAGCCGGCCGCCAAAGCCCCCCGCATCCGAGGCGAGCATCACAGCCTTCGTTTCACCCCACGCCTCCCCCAAGACTCTTCCGGAGCAAGCTGCGTGCCGTAGATCCCAGGCGGCTTTCCACGCAGAGCCCGACAGAGCccgcgcggccgccgccgccgccgcctctccCCGCGGTGGACCAGAGAGCAGGGCGCCCCCTGCGGCCTCGGGGCGCAGCGCGTCCACGGCCGCGAATGGGCAGGAGGTCCCCCCTCCGGGGTCCAGCCAGCCGGATCCAGCGCCGGAGGCCGCccaaccaggggtgcctggcgaCAAAGGAAGCGAAGTAATTGCTGGCGATCCCCTAGAAAGAACCAACCAGCTGAAAATAGTTGAAATTTCTTGTGAAAGAATGCCAAAGGATGCCTGCGGTGACAAGCCGGCCGAGAGTGGGAGACTAGGAGGGTTCTGGGCCCAGAGCAACTGTCAGGAGAAGACTGAAATCAGACCCTGTCACCAGTCACTGGAGCCGTCCCCAAATCCTCCGTCGTCGCTGCCATCTCGTGCCCCCCAGGTGGAGCAGGAAACCCAGCAATCTTACAGGATGGCAAGACTGGCCTCTTCCTCAATCTCCCCACAGCTGCCTGCTAAAAAGGCAGATTCCTCCCAGGGGAAGGTGGGCCAGGCGTCCAGCTCCCTAGGGATGCCCAGGAATGGCACAGCAGGGGGCCCAGCACTAGATGACCATCCGTACTTCACGCCAAGGCCGGCCACCAGGACCTACTCCATGCCCGCCCAGTTTTCAAGCCATTTTGGCCGGGAGGGGCATGCCCTGCACAGCCCAGGCCGCTCTCATCGGGACAGCCAGATCCCTGCAACGAGTGGGGGCCTCCTTGAGGCCAAGGCCTCCAGAGGCGGTGTCCTTGGCCTGGCTAACGGACAGGGTGTATATAGTGTAAAGCCCCTTCTGGAGACATCAAGGAACCTTCCGACCACAGACGAAGGGGATGTCCTTTTGGTTCAAGAAAGGAGCTGCCTAGTCACAGACAAAATCAAAGTCACCAGAAGACATTACTACCCTGAGCAGAACTATGAATCTACCTCATTTTTCTCTGTGAAGCAGAGGATCAAGTCTTTTGAGAACCTGGCCAATTCTGACCGGCTGGTGGCCAAGTCTGGGGCGTCCCCTTTTTTGTCAGTAAGCTCCAAGCCTCCCATTGGGAGACGGTCGTCAGGCAGCATTGTTTCCGGGAGCCTCAGCCACCCTGTTGACCCCACAGCGAGGTCACTGAGACGCAGCCTGAGTTCCTGCAGCGAAAGCCAAAGTGAAGCCAGCACCCTCACCCCCCAAATGACCAAGTGCCCGTCCAGCACAACGCTGACGGTCTCCCGGCAGAACCCAGCGGGAGCCGGTAACAAGGGCCCTGACTCGGCCCCAAAGAAACCACTTGGTCCTTCTGGAAGTCCCACCCCAACTGCAGCTCCAGCCTCTCCCAGCAAGAGGAACAAGTCCTCAGTGCGCCACACCCAGCCCTCGCCCTTACCCCGCTCCAAGCTCCAGGAGCTGCGAGCCTTGAGCATGCCCGACCTTGACAAGCTCTGCAGTGAGGATTTCGCGGCAGGGCCCGCCACCGTGCTCTTCAAAACGGAACTGGAAATCGTCCCCAGGAGGTCACTTGGCTCTCCCGCTGCAGGCCTCAGTGGGTCCACTGCCCTTTCATGCCCCATGAAGCGGGGGGACAGAGCCTGTCCAGGAGGAAGCAACCCTAAAGCCAGTGAGCCTGGGGCACCCAGTTCAGCCCATCATGTAGGTGAAACCCCCCAGGATCTGCCTTCTGGAAAAGGCTGGTCGGTTAA TTTGGATCAGCTTCTCATCTCAGCGGGGGACCAGCGAAGACTGCAGTCTGTTTTATCATCAGTGGGGTCCAGATCGACCGTCCTAACTCTCATTCAGGAAGCGAAAGCACAATCAGAG AATAAAGAAGATGTTTGCTTCATCGTCTTGAATAAAAAAGAAGGCTCAGGTCTGGGATTCACTGTGGCAGGAGGGACAGACATGGAGCCGAAATCAGTTGTG GTGCACAGGGTGTGTTCTCAGGGGGCTGCTTCTCAGGAAGGGACTGTGAACCGAGGGGATTTCCTTCTGTCCGTCAATGGTGCCTCACTGGCCGGCTTAGTCCATGGGGATGTCCTCAAGATTCTGCACCAAGCACAGCTGCACAGAGATGTGCTCGTGGTCATCAGGAAAGGGAACGATCGGCCCAGAGCCTCCAGTGGGCAGGAAGCCAGTGGGCAGGGCCCGCTCTCCAGGAAGGCCAGCACACTGGAGCCTGGTATAG GGAGAAGCGTCCCTTCCCACGATGCGCTGTGTGTCGAAGTGCTGAAGACCTCTGCTGGGCTGGGCTTGAGTCTGGATGGAGGAAAATCCTCAATGGCTGGAGATGGGCCCCTGTTCATTAAAAGAGTATACAAAG GTGGTGCCGCTGAACAAGCTGGAACAATAGAAGCTGGAGATGAAATTCTTGCCATTAATGGGAAACCCCTGGTGGGGCTTATGCACTTTGATGCCTGGAATATTATGAAGTCTGTCCCAGAGGGACCCGTGCAGCTAGTAATTAGGAAGCACAGGAATTCTTCCTAA